The Ipomoea triloba cultivar NCNSP0323 chromosome 4, ASM357664v1 DNA segment CATTTTTGAGTTTGACAAAGAGCTCCTATGGAACCACCGTAGCAAGTAATGTATATTTTGCCTTCCAATATGATTCCTACATAACCAACATTTTGATTCAGTGGAAATACAATGAGCAGGAATATAGTAGCCAATTGAGACTCCTGAAAGTGATTGATCTTTCAAGCAATCTCCTGGCAGGAGATATTCCCGAAGAATTTTCTAGTCTTCACGGATTAATTTCTTTGAACCTATCAAGAAACCATTTGACCGGGAATATCATACCAAAAATAGGTCAGATGGAAATGTTAGAATCTCTTGATTTGTCTCATAATCAACTCTCTGGTGAAATTCCAATAAGTTTGGGTCGTTTGAGTTTTCTTCAAATTCTTGACTTGTCCAACAACAACCTGTCTGGGAAAATTCCAACAAGCACTCAAATGCAGAGTTTCAATGCATCTTCTTATGCCCACAACAGTGGACTGTGCGGTGATCCACTGCCCAAGTGTCCTAGAAATGTTCCAAACAAAGacgaagatgaagatgatgatgatgggcTTATCACGCAGGGGTTTTACATATCAATGGTCCTGGGGTTCTCTCTTAGCTTCTGGGGATTTCTtgtcatttttttcttcaaaggCTCATGGAGAGACGCCAGGACTTCAGAGACTGGGTTTATGTCATGAAACCTAGACATCACACAGGCGGATGGGATGGTTTTGTGCAAACTGGGAAAAGATACTAGTCtaaagtcctttttttttttgaaaataaagtcCTTATTTGTTACTACGTATTTGAAATGTATTGTATCATAATAAATGTTGTTGTCTACCATTCagaactcttttttttaatctatatattttaaattttgatacaaTTAAGTATagtcaataaaattatttgtttatcaCTTTTTCACTACCTCAGTAAAATATCATTATGTGTTTGAAATCATCTTTCGAATTTCAGTGTTTGAATGCACTTGAAAAATTCAGTtaacgaaaaatatttttcgttaactgtgaaagaatttaattgataaattttaaacaattcgaaaattaaatttattgaaattgaaagttaaaaattacaaataattgagCGACAAAAATGGTGACTAagttttaattcttatttattctaaaaaaaaaaaaaaagaagttttaattcttattatatacttatttactacggagtatatttatatatattcatagtaGCCACCTCGCCGCCCTTAGTGGGAAAACCTAATTAGGGTACACAGCAACGCTGCTTGATTTTTGGCATAATGGATTTCAAGAATCATGCTCCGCCGCAGCTCACGGTGGAGGCAGAAGCGCAGCTCCAAGAAGGCATCAATCTAGTGCTGTCTCGATGGGCCTCTCTCCAGATGGCCGTCGCAAACGAGTGGGGAGGCCGCGGATCTCATCAGAAATCCCAAGAGCTTTCTGAACGCATCTTCTCATTCTTCACTCAATCCAAGGAACAGGTATATATTGACGATTTAGAGGAAATTCTTGACGAATTCATGCTTTCGGATTTCAATACCGAGGTCGGAGATGGAAGCATCGAGGAGGTAGCCGAAAAGATGATGATTATGCACGAGGAATGTACGGAAGGTAATTTCGAATCGATTAATGAACTGAAGCGGACAAATCCTGGGAATTCCGCTGTTAATTATAGCAGACAGGctgctagtgatgatgaagatgatgatgttgaGAATGATAAGTTGGGCGATGATTCATCTGACATGGCAGTAGATGCTTCAGAGGTCCAAGGCCAAAAAGATATGATGGTAGATGAACCAAGAACAAATAATGGCGCTGAAACGGAAGACGGGTGGACAGTAGTGTCCTCAAGGCGTAAAAATGGTAGAAGGAATTGATTCAAAATTTCAACAGCCCAATTTTGTATTATGCATTTTCAGTTTGCGCagttgtgatgtgttttatGTTATAATTTTGAGTTGATGCCTGGAATACCACACTGCAAAAATGGTGTCTTTTTGCTATATCTCTACTTTGTTAGTTATATAGAAGTTGACAATTCCAGTGGCATTTCTTGTTCTCTATTATTCTCATATTCCTATTTAAAAAAGGGTTAATTTATGTGTTGATTAGCTTATATATGCCTTGGATGAAATTACTATTagcaaactgtttttttttttttttgaaaaaaaaatagtagttTTGAAAATTTGGGTATTATAGGTCATGATTTATGCTAGAATTGTTAGAACTGTGCAGCTCAACTAGACTGGTGATCAACAGGATAGTTGTATCTTCTTATGGTTTTCAAACTGAAGGTAAATATCATTGGTTTTCAGTCTGTCAATGTAGTATTGAATGATTTTTGGGGCAGAGGTGATTTGTAATGTTGAAAGTTTGTAGAAATGGAACTGGTAGAAATTATCATTGGGAGTATAGCTGTGGGATCTGGGAACCCCTTCATAGTGGCAGGGGGATAGATTATTAGATAGTAGTATACAAGAGATATTAGTGGGCTGTGGCTTTCCTTTAGTTTACCAGGAAGGTGAGCTAAACAGAAAGTGGGGATAATTTTGTGAAAGCTTATCTTGgttaatatcatttttattatgtttattacAGTTTGATGAAACTAGTGTAACTTGTTCCAGACTAAAATGTTAAGTGGGGGACAGAAGAATGCCTCACATAATTAGCCTTTTGTATTGCTCTGTTAAGGACAGAAAAAAGGTTTTGTTCAACCAGTTCCATCTTCAACTGTAAAGATGTCTCAAGAAGAAAGGTAAAGAGGCTAAATAGGTCTAATATGCTGCTGCTCAAGAGTGAAGAGTGTAAAAATGTAGGGACTTTAAGAACTGCTTTTGCTTGATTGTCCAAAGACACATTCTCTTCCTATTCAGAATGTCTCTGGTTTATAGACCTCCCCATCAGATGTTGTATCTCTACATTGATCCCCAGCTCCCTGACaaccttaaaaaataataataataataatacaatggTGCTATGATCTTTGTTGACCTGTTTTTTACTTGGGATAGGACTAggcaaaaaatgataatatgtaaattgtgatgagtcaatcttgcaaggtggacccggtcACTTCTGTTCCCTTTCCTAGAGAAGTACTTGAAGTGATGAAATATTGGTGAATGGGCTCCCAATAGACCCAGCTCAAAGATATTGCCAGGTCCAGCCCACATCATCTGCCCAATAGGCCCACCTAGGTTTTCTCAGCCCAACTGTTTTGGTCCAATTCCTGTACCGGGCTACCAGCTCCATCTATTCCTTGTGTCATTCTTCTTTATTGCACATTTGTActtatttgtatatatgaattgCGTTTGAAGTCAGTCATTTATTAGGCAGGAGAAGTTCATGGTATACAAAAATTGAGGATGTGGTCACAATATACACCATGTGATCCCAAACACAAAGGATTCCCTAACCAACCAGTGTACCCAAAATTGAGTAGTAAGTAAGATGttgaatatatatgcatgttATTTATCTTTGAAGCGGGaatgtaaaaatgtaaaattttgtgtTAGATTTATCTCCTCAAGGATTTAGGGGCAATCCAAGATATAGTCTAACAAACTCAGAAATCTggattatcaaaaaaaaaagaaaaagaaaaagaaaaaagaaaatgttatttatCCTTGATGAGGGAATGGTGGAATTCCTAGATCATCATGCCATCATTCAGATTTAGAATGCCAACTAATTCTTGTTCCTTTCACCAAACTCTGTTTAGTTCAAATTGACT contains these protein-coding regions:
- the LOC116015321 gene encoding pre-rRNA-processing protein TSR2-like: MDFKNHAPPQLTVEAEAQLQEGINLVLSRWASLQMAVANEWGGRGSHQKSQELSERIFSFFTQSKEQVYIDDLEEILDEFMLSDFNTEVGDGSIEEVAEKMMIMHEECTEGNFESINELKRTNPGNSAVNYSRQAASDDEDDDVENDKLGDDSSDMAVDASEVQGQKDMMVDEPRTNNGAETEDGWTVVSSRRKNGRRN